AAAAAGTACCATTTGCAGTCATATGCCTTAAACATCCACTATCaagtttaataataattaatggaAGTATCATtcagtttttcttttttaaaaagtgCACCAGTAAGATTGCTCTGCTTATGGGATTTGGCAAAAATGAAACGGGCCAGTAATTGATTCCAATGGGTTGGATTGACCCAAACAAAACCTATTTAATCATGTTGGATTGAATTGATAGTGTTttattaccaaaaaaaaaaacaattgaTAGTGTTTAAACCAAGTTGGGTTATggaccaaaagaaaaaaaaccaaGTTGGGTTAGAACTCATTAGCATGCTTAAACAAGTGTCATGTTTGAATTCCGCCTCGTGCATTCAGCTATCCATTAACCAGCAAATACTCTTAAATAGAAATCAAATCTATAACAGATTAGTCTTTAGTCTACTGGACAGATGGATACTGTGGGACCAAAAAAAATTGGTAGTGTTTACGGGATCAAATGTTTAAAACATAATAGATAATTTTCCCATTAGACTAATACACAACAATGATTAAATTTAGGGAAAATTTTAAGCAAAGGAGGAAAATGGATGAGATCTTGCTGAGAACGCCCAACTTCTGTGTATGTCCTTTTGAAAACAGATTGTGGCTATTGATTTAGTTGCAGCTTCCTTTCGTAGCATTCTTGCTTATAGGGAGGTAAAAGGTAATAAGTTTAGGTGCtgcatatatatatgaatatggGAAGAAAGTGAAACACTTCTGAAATTGCATTTTCAAGGATGCTAAAATTCATTCAAACTCAAAGATGTAGACATAACTGAACATATATCTCAATGCATGCTAATAGGTAACAAGCAGCTCAGTCACTTCAAAACCCATAAGCCTCGGAAATTTCAGCATTTCCCCCTCATTACTATACACATCATCCCCTATGGCTCCATGAAGTACATAAGATACAGGTCTATCCACATACACAAAAATCACCTCATAACCACAGAGTCAGCAAAACGAACTTACTATACCAATATCAGAAATTGCATCCttaagcatatatatatatatatatatatatatatatatatgcagaAAAACAGGGTCAGCAAAACGAACTTACTATACCAGTATCAGAAATTGCATCCTTAAGCAAGTTTACAAAACAAGGTAATGTATACAAGTTTTGATAATAGCATTATAGCAGCCGTACATAAAAGGGTGAAATAACACCTTAACTAGGTAGCTTCTCAATTTCCTTATTAAGTCTAACTAGTATAAACAGACATGTGAAGAACAATAGTAGCGTAGGCAATTCAGTATAATGTTTATATACAAAAGCTGGTCACCCAGGAAGTGCTGATCATAAATAACGAAAACCAATACTAGTACACAAAAAGAATACTCACTAAGATAAAAAGTTAATCATCCTTGGAGTCTTTACAAGGTCTGGCTTCAAAACCCCCATCAGCCCTCTTCTCCAATGTGTATGGCATGTAAGTGCCCAAGATGCGATCCCACATGACGAAGAATGGCTGCGAGTAGTTGTACTTGTTTCCATAGAGCTGATGGTGCACGTCGTGGTATGCTGTATTGTTCTTGAAGATAACGTGGAAAAGGTTTCCAGGGAGCCACAACCCGCAATGATCATCGACTGTCTTAATGGTggcaaaggagaagaagaagatggaggcCCGAGGACTCATGCCAGACAAAAGGAAAGACAAAGCCCCGCCGATGGTGTCAAGAAGCAGTCCCTCCAGAGGGTGATTgtacaaagctccaaatgagtaAGGTACAATGAGTCTGTGATGTTGGGAGTGAATATGCTTGTATAGGAACTTGTTGTGATGCATGTACCTATGCATGAAATATTGCCATGTGTCCATTACCAACATAGCAGTACCAAATTGCCGGGCCACAGCAAGGAGGGAAGCATTCTGATTCAAATCACTTTGGGTATCGCTTCCTGTCAcctataaaataacaaataccCCGATTACAATTGAGTTTATCTGAATAAATAGCTACACATGGACTCGAATGATTTTAAACTAGAATTAGTACCATCTTTAATGCTGATGAGGgggataaaaaatttttatagtCCAACACACCCCCTCCAACAGTAAAACTTAAGGGTAAAAAAAAGCTCCAgataaagccaaaggcaattTAGATTAAGTGTCCTACCTTAACCACTAGACTATCAAACCAATCCTTGTATAATTTTCACATACTTACAAGTGCAACTCTCATAGTTAGAAGGAAGATTCTATGGCATACAATTTGATTTGTGCATTCAGCAATATACTAAATGGTTGAAACACAATTGCACAAATTTTTGGATAAATGTTATGGGACATGATCAGACCTGTAGCTTTTTTCCGTATGTTACTGATCTTTCTAAAAAACTTTCACTCTACCATCTAAAATGAATATGAAGATAAAATCCAGGTCCCGAAGTCAGACAATGCATTGATCACTAAATCTGCAACTTTCTCATTGGTGATTCAGAAGGTTTACATTTAACTTATTTTGGGTGCATAGCATTTACGGAAACTATTACATTATCTATATTGAATTAATCAACGAGTTAGCTCCTGATAGTGGATTAATAGACTAGCGCATGCAAAACAGAAACCATGATTTCTCAAATAGGCCATGCTTTAGTTTACAAGGCAAGGCACAAAGACTATTTGGAATTATGGGGTTAATAGTGACATAAAAGATACAGAAAAAGCTTTGTTTGTTGACCACACGTCTCTCAAAATGTGAGAAGCTAAATTTGAAAGCGTGGTTGGTATTTaaaccttaaaaaaaaaaacggcaCATTTGGGggtaatttaaattagtaattaaCTAAATCCTTGCATCTTCTTGTGGTTAATCTTAATCatcaaacataaaaataaatcgATAAAAGAAAAGCGAGATAAAACATAGAAACTTTACTCCTCCATCTTCtgggaaaataaaaataataatgatagaCACATACCGCAAACAAGAGAGTTGCAACCACCGCTTGAACTAACTGTTGGAGGAGAACTCCTTTAACCACAGCACCCTTTGACACCAAATTCTTctcatcttcatcttccttGGTATGCAACCGGTAATCCTCAGAAAACAAACCAAGAACAACGTAAATCCCCGAATAAACCCAGTAAATTATGATTGGGACAAAAGTCCCAAGCATCTCATCAGAAATCCCCAAAATCATTGTTTTTATTGCGATTGGAGTGAAGAGAGACCTCAATCACACGAAATTGGAACGGAATTGAAAGAACTCGGACTGAGGAACCAACAGGGAAACCCTAACCCTTATGTTGGGAATAAACTGAAACTCTGGTTTCTGTTGATGTCTTCAATCTGagtagtttagttggttttgcCGGCAAACCCatataaagaaataaagaaccAATTAAATATTGGTTAGGTGCATTAATCACAGATTTATTAGGGTTCCTCGAAGTGGCAATTGGCAAAGGAAGATTCCAAAGAGAGAATGAATAATTGCTTGCGCGAATGGGACTCTACAAAACGAATAGTACACGCTGGAAAAATATCAGAGATTATGCTTCTGTGTGGTGATGGCGCACGGTTGTATGGGCTGATGTGTAGTGATGGGAGAAACGGACGGTTGCGATTAGATTATAGGAAGGACTGATACTTTCGTTTGGGCATTAGAGTAGAGCCCGTTATGAAGTGATGAcgtgtttttcttttttaatatttttgagtGAACGAGACGACACCGTGTTTGACCGAGCAAAAATAGGAACGGGACCACTGATGGTTTAAGCAAGCCGGTTTTGAATGTTAACGTATCTTCTGTGGGACGGGCGCATTGGAGTTGACCTAAAGCCAAAAGTAAGTAATTATACAGTTTCTGTGTTGTATGCAAGAAAGCGAATggattatttaaaaaaaaaagtttctgTTGTGATAAGAAGGAGCAATGTGGATGCTCATTTTTATGTAAAACtcacattttttaaaaaggaataatattaaatacatattgAAATTAAGTTCttaatatatgtataaatagAGTTTTTTATTTCTGAGATAAATACAAGCACACAAACAATAAACAAATGAAATTTTTTCTCTCtttacttttaatatttctttctatctttatatatatacacattacaacatataattttaatatatatatatatatataaattattattgtgctaattatattaatgttagagtcttctatttatatatctttattttatatttaatatatcttttatttatttcacaacacgttatcagcacgagactctaatcaaatttttagaagactcaggtaacaaattttcattatgtcgaaactctctcatcttgaattcaatgctcttaatcttgatatatctggaaacaattatttatcatggatactagatgctgaaattcatcttgattcaatggatcttggagatatcattaaggctgaaaataatgcatcccagaaggataaagccaaagccatgatttttctccgtcgtcatcttgacgaaggattgaaaaatgaatatctcacattaaaagatcctgcagatctttggaaagaccttgaaaaaaggtacaatcatcaaaaaacggtgatacttcctcaagcccgatatgaatggacgcacttGCGTTTGCAggattttaaatccataaatgaatataattctgcaataTTTCGAATCACCTTacgaatgaaattatgtgggaaaaagataactgatcatgatatgttggagaaaactttctcaaccttccatgcctcgaatgtgctcctgcagcagtaGTATCGAGAAAAgggatttaaaaaatattctgagttaatttcttgctttcttgttgctgaacgcaacaatgagttgctcttaaaaaatcatgaaacgcacccagctggcgccgccccatttcctgaagtaaatgcggcaaattaccccagaagaggtaaatggcaaggttttaataacaagaaaaattatggaaggaaaaggaattatattcaaaagagaggatctcaccagaagtgggataaagaaagaaatatcgggcagaataaatcaacagaggataaGTATTTCcattgtggtggaaagggccattggtcacgtacctgtcgtaccccaaggcacctagtcgatctttaccatgcatctttgaaaaaggacgACAAGGAAAAAGAGTCGAATTtcgtttcaaatgatgctgaaaattccaccactcattatgatgtatctgatttctttgaggatcctgaaggaaatattggtcatttgatcaatgatgaaATAGTTTAATGTGTGAGattgttaagtattcatgtaaataaataatgtaaagaacttattattaagttttattttctatgtatttaagtttcaaatatgatgtatataaataatgaaatattaatatttatgaattttgaaattattaaatgtgtcatgttttaaaataaaattttagtatatgacattattttatatacagtgtttcttagaaaaataattctgatcaagtattcaatttaactgtgcatagtactcattttattattatttgtctttgaagaaaatggcaaggatatataatgaagatgtatgccttgcgaatagtgcaagttcgcacactattttcaaaagtgatatatattttacccatcttgtgccaaaagaagaatgtgttaatactattattggctcaggcaatgtgataggaggctccggaagagctataattttgtttcccggaggaacaaaattcataacaAATAATGCACTGTTGTCTACCAAGTCTCGAAGAAACTTGTTgagctttaaagatattcgccgaaatggatatcatattgagactatgaatgagggaaatcatgagtaattatgtatcacaactcatgattcaaataagaaagttatattagaaaaattaccctcactttcatctgggttatattataccaagattcgtgcaattgaatcacatgccactgtaaaccagaagtttactagcccaaatgaattcataacttggcacgaccgattgggtcatccgggaacaaccatgattaggagaattattgaaaactctcatggatattcactaaagaaccagaagattcttaaaactagtgaattttgttgtgctgcatgttctcaagggaagttaattttaaggccatcatcagtaaagattggatttgagtcccctgaattcctagaaaggattcaaggtgatatatgtggacctattcatccaccatgtggatcttttagatattttatggtcctaatagacgcatcttcgagatggtcacatgtgtgcttattgtcctctcgcaacctggcgtttgcgagattactggctcaaattattcgattaaaagcacaatttccagaaaattcAATCAAAGCAATTTGTCTTGATAATGCTAGTGAATTTACTTCctaagcttttgatgcttattgtatggctaatggaataagtgttgaacatccagtagcttatgttcacacacaaaatgggttagcagaatcacttattaaatgcctccaattaattgctagacccttacctatgagaacaaatctcccaacctcggtttgggggcatgctgtTTTACATGCTGCAGCACTTATTcatttgaggccaacgagttatcatcagttctctcctatgcaattagcttttggccagcagccaaatgtctcccatttaagaatatttgggtgtgcaatatatgttcccattgcaccacctaatcgcactaaaatgggaccccaaaaaaaattggggatatatgttggatatgattctccctctatagtgaggtatcttgagatacaaactggagatgtatttaaagcccagtttgcggattgtcattttgatgaatcaaaatttccaacattagggggagagaataagcttcctgaaaaggaacttaattggaatgcgtcatcgttgatgcatttagatcctcgatcaggacAATGTGAACtcaaagttcaaaagattatacatttgcaaagaatagcaaatgaattgcctgatgcattttccgatacaaagaggataaccaaatcttatataccagcagAAAATttcccaattcgaattgatgtcccagttgGACAAATTGCCACcgaagcaaatacacgccagaagcgtggcaagcctgtcggttccaaagacaaaaatcctcgaaagaaaaaagaggtaaataatattcctgttgaaaaagatatagtaAAGACACTTACAGTTATCCAAAATTATgatataacgccagaagacgttcaggtacctgaaaatagtgaaaataacgagatctcgataaattatgtctttacaggagaaaaatgggaccgaaataggACAactgtcaatgaaatatttgcatataatgtggcattaaatatcatgcatgaaagtaaggatcttgagccaagatcagtcgaagaatgtcgacaaaggaattattggccaaaatggaaagaagccatgaaggctgagttagactcacttgctaaacgtgaagtctttggacctgtagtccgtacaccagaagatgtaaaacctgttggatataggtgggtatttgtgagaaaacgaaatgagaaaaatgaaggtgtgcgctataaagcccgacttgtggcacaaggtttttcacaaaggcccggtatagattatgaagaaacgcaTTTCCCtatagtggatgcgataacattgcgttatttggttagtttatctgcatatcataaactgcatatgcatttaatggatgtggtaacagcctacttatacggctcattagatcgggatatctatatgaaagtccctgaaggactaaagatatctaaaccacccaatgaatattcgcaagggttatactcagtcaaattgtaaagatctttatatggtctaaagcaatctggacgaatgtggtataatcgtcttactgagtatctggccaaaaatggattcaagaatgatgatatctgtccctgtgttttcataaagaaaattgcatctggattcattattattgctgtgtacgttgatgatttaaatatcattgggactcctgaagagattccaacaattataaaaactctaaaagaagagtttgaaatgaaagatcttggaaggactaaattctgtctcggcctgcagatcgagcatataaaaaatgggatctttattcatcaaacaacatgcagagaaaagatcttgaagagattttatatggataagtcacatccattaagtaccccaatgatcgtaaggtctttggatgtgaaaaaggatcaattccgtcctaaagaagagaatgaagatatccttggtcctgaagtaccatatcttagtgccattggagcgctaatgtatcttgctaataatacatgACCCGGTATATCATTTgttgtgaatttactagcaaggtatagttcctctccaaccagaagacattggattggaatcaagcaaatctttcgatatcttcatggaacggttgatatggtattgttttatccctatggatccaagtcacaactagttggctatgcagatgccggatacttgtctaatccacataaagggagatctcaaataggatacctattcacatatggtggtacagctatatcatggaggtccacaaAACAGACGATAGTAGcaacctcctctaatcatgctgaaatactggcgattcatgaagctggtcgtgagtgtttttggctgaggagtctgattcaatatattctgtcatcatgtggactgattgatcataagatagctccaactgtcctgtttgaagataatacagcatgcattgctcaacttaaaggtgGATACAttaaaggtgatagaacaaagcatatttctcccaaattctttttcactcatgaccttcaaaatcgagggacaattgatgtccaacagatccgctcaagtgacaatttggaagatttatttacaaagtcactcccaaaatcctcctttgaaagattggtacatgagattagGATGCAccgatttcgagacattaaatgatgtcggaaagagggggagactgtactcttttttccttggtcaggtttttttcccattgggtttttcttgacaaggtttttaatgacgcagtccccatcacaaaggatattgtactctttttccttcactaaggttttttCTATAgggtttttctttagtaaggttttaatgaggcaataatcctaaatgggCATCCAAGGGGAGTGTTGTAATAAGAACGAACAACGTGGATGCCCATTCCCATGTAAAACTCACATTTTCAAAGAAGGAATGATATTAAATGCATGTTGAAATTAAGCTCCCAATATATGTATAAATAGAGGTCTTTGCCTCTGAGAGAAATACAAGCACACAAATAATTAACAAATGAAATTCTCTCTCTTTACTTTTAATActtctttctatctttatatatatacacattacaacatataattttaatgtatatatataaatcattattgagctaattatattaatgctagagtcttctatttatacatctttattttatatttaatatatcttttatttattttacaacagtttcttaattttttctaGCTTCGGagaataaagtataatttttatttttttaatattttattttttctttttttctcttatcAATAAAATGTAGGGTATGACGAAAAATGACAGTTTATtcttttaagtaaaaaaaattgaaagaatttAATTCCTACAAAAAATGTAATTATTACCATTAAagtgataattaatttaatcaaaatatTAGCTTATTGGATGTGTTTGTGAAACACGTTGGAGAGGATAAATATGCGTTTAAGTGCTTTGAATGCTATTTTTTGGTGTTTggcaatttttcttttctgaaCGCCAACGTGATTCTGCATCCCAAAAGCTCATTCACTAGAAGCAAGAAATTATAGCTTCTACTTTTACTCAGCATACGTTTAGGTTTGTGACTAGTTATTATtggtttttctataatttttttaataaatactgagaatattaaaataattattttaatttttgtgcactgtttattattttaattttttataatatgtattattgtttttattagaaatgataaattaaataaaaaattaattataaataataataataaaaatataacttgtAAAAAATTAGaacctaaaataataataaaaataagattattAAGAGTACTTaaaaagagtactaaaaatatattattttatatattatttttaatttaataaataaatattaatttttactataaaaaaatacttaaaaagttgtcaatttttatatgttatttttaatttcataaataaatattaatttttattataataataaaaaattataatatactaaaatagagtactataaaaaaaattatataaaaatactaaaaaaatataaaaaaagattaaatatacttaaaaaataatattataatttaatattatatttttttagtaattaattaattaattatttagaagtgattttaactaatattatccaaataatatttattttatcaaaatcaattttaataaaaatggccaaacataaatcatgtTGGTACAAACTCGCTTCTACCCAAAATCAATTCTACAAAATTACTTCCATTCAAACTCCAGTTTAccaatccaaacacacactagATAATTAGTTACATGAGTTGATTcgattataattaaataatttttattttattttttattaaattgattattatttgttattttaataatttatacttATTATATTATTCAAGTATGTGTAATAACTATGAGATTTATTTATCTGAACTTGTTATTAGTCTGATTGAACTTGATAAATAGAAAGTATTATTTCAggttttttatttctaaaaaataaaggtataaattttcaattttaattttgtaaaaaataaataaattaaaatgctCAATAAAAAAAAGTGTTCAAGTAAAAGTTAaagaataaaagtaaacaaTCAAGCAATAAAAAATGACAATAGTATTAGGTATGTTATATGGTAAAAAAGAAGCACAAATACACAATATATAGTGAAAAACTTCTTAGCTTAGTGGTTGTAAGGTTCCTCATCATTTTTTTAACTCTAGATTTGAATCCCAGCAGAGGCAAGTTTCTAAAATTTGCTCAAATTTGCTGCTGATGTCATCAATATGCAAGTTAATCAAGTCTTGACCAAAGTTGCGAGAATAGGATCGGTCAATAAACCAATAAAATTACTAGTTCAATAGTTTATTGATTCGATCAGAGTTTAATTGGAGTTCAATCGGTTTAACtaaatattaaacaaaattattaaaaatttatatataattttaggtatataaatttaataatttctaagttaataaaatttaaaatttcacatAATAACTTATCCATAATTTAATATTAGAAGTTCACAAACAACTTCAAACATCAAAGTTTATAATTAAACAACAAAAACGCACATAATGacaaatacataatattttacTATCAAAAGAAACAATTACTAACAAATTCTCAACTAATTAAAAGTGCAACTCATCacaaatcataattatcattagGTGTTCCAATATCTCTATCATAAACAGGTAATCCAAAGCCACCATCTTCAGAAGTACCATCAAAAGAACTTGTATTTGAAGAATCAGCGACATCAGGCAAATCCACATCAACTTCCATATCTCCTccatctaataaaataaaataaaaaaaccaagaaaaatcAAAGTTATAACTTTACGACATACATCTGTAGTAAATAAAACAAGTTTTGCTATTTCAATCACCTTTAGGATATGAAGGCATAGCATTATCTgtgtaaattaaattttcaatgCCTTCAATGTCTCCATTAGTAAATTCAGGATCATCTTCATCCGCTATTACCCAAAAATCTATCGTGTCAATACTTTGAAAATCAATTGGATCATAATTCTTCTTCTTGAAATACAATCTAGATTGAAGGCGTAGATTATAAGTAACATAAATAATGTCATTTAGCCTTTGATGCTCTATTCGGTTCCTCCTCTTTGAATAGATTTGTTCAAACAGGCTCCAATTCCTCTCACATCCAGATGATAAAgatgtttgatgaagaagacgaATCGCCATTTTTTGCAAATTAGGAGCACTCCCACCATGTAGCCTCCACCGTTCACCGACCAAGATATGAAAGTCAAACATCAATTATCattcaatattttaaaaaccTTCAAAGTAAATTGAACATAGAAATATAATAACTTACCAGGTTCAAGTCTCTTTATCGCTTTCAAAGCACTTTCCCTTCCAAAACTTTTCGATCTCGATACAACTGTATCTCTTTTATTGCGGCAACTAAGTCATCGCAAAGGGTGTCAATATCAAATAAATCAAGTAAAGACATCAAAATATTTGCCTTTTCAACAAAACCCTCACTATAGAAGAAACCTGGATTCAAAAAGTAAGCTGCTGCATAGAGGTCACATTTCAAATGCTTATCCCACCGCATTTTCAAGATACTTGTATAAGATGTGTATGTAGCTTTCTATTTCTAAATATTGCCAAGTtggatcatacctctagaagaACCAGTTTAAGAATCTTGAGCAGCATTATCTTGTAGCTGTGAATTACTTTGTGATTGTTCCATCTGTAACATACAACAAACAATTACTAAACAAGCAAACAATAGCCTCAGCAACAAAATCATgaataaataacaaataaatcaaaatcatgaatacagtaaaaaaaataaatcaaaaaatcatgaacaaaaaatcagaaataacaaataaatctATTCCAGCAAATAATAACCTCAGAAAATCCAGCTAATCAGCAAATCAATTACTAACAAATAACAACTATTATCAAAATCAACTGCTAAACCCTAAACTGGCAAGCAGACGCCGGGGAGATAGCTACAAAGTGAAAAACTGTAAAACTAAAGCGACTGATACGAAAAAATTGACTCCGCATAAACTACcagcaagtataccgggtcgcatcaagtagtaaaactcacaagagtgaggtcgatcccacagggattgatggatcaagtaATTTTAGTTGGGTGATGAGTCTAGTCAAGCTAATATTTGGAAGAGTTTCGTGAAATTAAATgagcagaaagtaaattcacaaagtaaaacaacaaaaatgtaAGGTGCTGGAAAATATAAATGCTGGAAAGTAAAGGACTAGTGAATTAAATGCTGAAAAGTAAATGAGCAgaagcttaaagtgcaagaaacttaaataagttgaatcttaaattgcgagaaatgtaaataacttgaatcttaaataacaagaaataaaaggcacaaatgtaaatggcaatagaaattaaattgcatgaaacgTAAATTGGGATTTGG
The genomic region above belongs to Arachis stenosperma cultivar V10309 chromosome 5, arast.V10309.gnm1.PFL2, whole genome shotgun sequence and contains:
- the LOC130980095 gene encoding sphinganine C4-monooxygenase 1-like, coding for MILGISDEMLGTFVPIIIYWVYSGIYVVLGLFSEDYRLHTKEDEDEKNLVSKGAVVKGVLLQQLVQAVVATLLFAVTGSDTQSDLNQNASLLAVARQFGTAMLVMDTWQYFMHRYMHHNKFLYKHIHSQHHRLIVPYSFGALYNHPLEGLLLDTIGGALSFLLSGMSPRASIFFFSFATIKTVDDHCGLWLPGNLFHVIFKNNTAYHDVHHQLYGNKYNYSQPFFVMWDRILGTYMPYTLEKRADGGFEARPCKDSKDD